One Oryza sativa Japonica Group chromosome 8, ASM3414082v1 DNA window includes the following coding sequences:
- the LOC9266886 gene encoding putative FBD-associated F-box protein At5g56820 encodes MASDRLWELPDDLLIRILSFVPVKEAASTTLLSRRWRNPLWLETGTFNVDLTSEQFSNHAHNCLAMWRDEGDAREALRRDRRPRRLKKLSVTVTASRDDDNYYSDFSEYLNPFVFHGKCVRMFRNVEELRLECQIDAPAGAGPLSSSSPPRYTYAMPGPEYNLRLHHLPCEDFGVLHLTGCSLKEEIHLCLRNRIAYPCLTTLRLRRCTVPLGELQRLITAAPALADVCLESVTFPDQGSVGGMTTDKRVRLHCPAVTAFAMVNCHMFCRSFELDAPALICFRYAQISSYEQSISLKPPAPCLEKANLESISGTEIFRSLLHDMCHVKVLKLTVYSIVGDIKFERLPCFPNLKHLVIEELCGFAMGNGSAAAAATAIGELLQRCPVIRELWIRFSWSKYLHESPDLAGYLESMACRFDESDYCDRCAVSAADRGRQELNDSWKNSLRKVTVQFQKGKLTCSQVELVMFLVENAAVLEEFDIDGESQDVTDQINTKIATWRARSSSSREKEAHPAGVGAERPTRRPPPQHLHETRYLYNGWHPTFRR; translated from the coding sequence ATGGCCAGCGACCGTCTATGGGAGCTCCCCGATGACCTGCTCATACGCATCCTCTCCTTCGTCCCCGTCAAGGAGGCCGCAAGCACCACCCTCCTCTCTCGCCGGTGGCGCAACCCGCTGTGGCTGGAGACTGGCACCTTCAACGTCGACTTGACGTCGGAGCAATTCTCCAACCACGCCCACAACTGCCTGGCGATGTGGCGAGACGAGGGAGACGCCCGGGAAGCGCTCCGCCGcgaccgccgcccccgccgcctcaAGAAGCTCTCCGTCACGGTGACAGCCAGCAGGGACGACGACAACTACTATTCGGATTTCTCGGAATACCTCAACCCGTTCGTTTTCCACGGCAAGTGCGTGCGGATGTTCCGGAACGTCGAGGAGCTCCGCCTCGAGTGCCAGATCGACGCCCCCGCCGGAGCCGGGCCgttgtcgtcgtcctcgccgccgcggtacACGTACGCCATGCCCGGCCCCGAGTACAATCTCCGTCTGCACCACCTGCCATGCGAGGATTTCGGGGTTCTTCACCTCACGGGATGCAGCCTGAAAGAGGAGATTCATCTATGTCTTCGGAATCGGATCGCCTACCCGTGCCTGACGACGCTGCGGCTCCGGCGGTGCACCGTGCCGCTCGGCGAGCTCCAGAGACTGatcaccgccgcgccggcgctcgCCGACGTATGTCTCGAGTCAGTCACCTTCCCGGATCAGGGATCCGTCGGCGGCATGACCACCGACAAACGCGTCCGTCTCCACTGCCCGGCGGTCACCGCCTTCGCCATGGTCAACTGCCACATGTTTTGCCGCAGCTTCGAGCTCGATGCGCCGGCGTTGATCTGCTTCCGCTACGCCCAGATCTCATCTTACGAGCAATCCATCTCGCTGAAACCACCTGCGCCGTGCTTGGAAAAGGCTAACCTGGAGTCAATCTCCGGCACGGAAATATTCAGGTCTCTTCTCCACGACATGTGCCATGTCAAGGTTTTGAAGCTGACGGTGTACTCCATTGTTGGTGATATCAAGTTTGAGCGATTGCCTTGCTTCCCTAACCTCAAGCACCTCGTCATAGAGGAATTGTGTGGATTTGCCATGGGcaacggctcggcggcggcggcggcaacggctaTCGGGGAGCTGCTACAAAGGTGCCCGGTGATCCGTGAGCTCTGGATAAGATTCAGCTGGTCGAAGTATCTCCATGAGAGCCCGGACCTGGCAGGTTATCTGGAATCCATGGCGTGCAGATTTGACGAGTCCGATTACTGTGATCGCTGTGCGGTTTCAGCTGCTGACAGGGGAAGACAAGAACTCAACGATAGTTGGAAGAACTCTCTGAGAAAAGTAACTGTGCAATTTCAGAAGGGAAAGCTTACGTGTTCCCAAGTCGAACTTGTGATGTTCTTGGTAGAAAATGCAGCTGTTCTTGAAGAGTTTGACATCGACGGAGAAAGTCAGGATGTCACTGACCAGATAAACACCAAGATTGCCACATGGAGAGCTAGGTCATCTTCATCTAGGGAAAAGGAAGCTCATCCTGCAGGTGTTGGTGCAGAACGTCCtactcgtcggccgccgccacaGCATCTGCACGAGACTCGCTACTTGTACAATGGGTGGCACCCTACCTTCCGTAGGTGA